The DNA window CGGCGCCGGCGGCCACCGCGATCAGGCCGAGCAGGCTGAAGACCATGCCGGGGAGCGCCCAGCCGAACGTGAACGCCGCGTATCCGCCCAGAGCGTCGTTCACCCGGGTCGCGGTCGCCTCGTCCAGGACCTGGTGGGCGGCCAGGTCGGCGCTGTCGCCCACCATCAGGCCGCTGAAGTTGATCAAGGCGAGGACGGTGATCGCGGCGGCCACCCTGGTGAACGTTCCGGCCCGCGTGCGCCTTCCGGGGCGGGCGGAGGCGAGCAGCAGGACCGCGGGGATGAACAGCAGCCAGCCCAGGTGCAGGAGCAGCGCGCTGATCTGGGTCTGCACCGGCGACGCCAGGGAGTCGGCCATGTCGCCGGTGTGGTCCGGGACGGTGGCCATTCCGGCGGCGAACGTGAGCGGGGCCGCGTACAGGGAGAAGAGGCCGAACCGGCGCCGGAAGGCCCCGAAGGTGTCCGGCTCCGCCGCGAGGCCGCCGGGCGAGCGAAGGTCCGGCTCCGCCATGGAGCCCGCGGGCGAGCGGAGGGCCGGCTCCGCCATGGAGCCCGCGGGCGAGCGGAGGGCCGGCTCCGCCGCGATGCTGCCGGGTGCGGGAGTGGCCGGGCGCAGCAGGCGGGCGGCGGCTGTTCCGTAGGCGCCGGTCATGACCAGCGGCCCGAGCAGGCAGAGCGGCACCGGGGAGATGGCGAACGCGAAGTACAGGGCGGTGCCGAGCAGCGCGGCCCCGGCGATCCACCAGCTGATCACGCGGCCGCGTGCCGCCGCGATCGGGGTGAGCACCAGGGCGAGTCCCCAGCCGATCAGGCCGGGCCACTGCCAGCCGGCGATCGTCACGGCGAGCGACTGGAACCGCTCGTCGACCGCCGCCACCTGGGCGTCCGGCAGGGTCTGCTCCAGGGCGAGGAGCACGAAGTCGTTCGCCATCAGCGCGGAGAACGTGGTCAGTCCGAGAATGACCGCGATCCAGGCGATCCGCGCGAGCACGGCGCCGCGCCGGCGGACGGGTGCGAGGAGAGCGAGCAGACCGGGTACGAACAGGACCCACGCCCAGTGCAGCAGGATCGAATGGGCCAGTACGCCGTCCGGGTGCTGACGATAGATCCCGTAGCCCTCGGTGAGCCCCAGCGCCGGGTCGACCCCGGTGGCCACGGCCAGCAGCACGGGCGCCGTGACGAGGCAGGCGGCGCCGAAAACATCCTTGGTAGACATGTCATCGGACGCTAGGAACCGCGGGGCCCGGCGTCGCCCGTACCCGGGATGATCGGTTCTCCCCCTCACGGGGGATGCGGAAGTCATCCCCGAGGTGGGTCCGCCCCGCACAGTCCAACCCCTACGGTCGTGGCGTGAGCGTGAAGCGGTCGGATGTGGCGGTGGCGGTGGCGTTCGCCGTCTTCGCGCTCTTCGAGGAGTTCACCATCCGGATGCCCGGGGGCTGGTGGCCCTATGCGCTGGCCGGCTTCACCCTGCTGATCCTGTTCCGCCGGCGGATCCCGGTGCTCGCGATGGTCGCGAACGCCCTGGCCGCGACGCAGGTGTTCTACGTCGAGGCGACCATCGCCGACGAGAGGACCGTGAATTTCCGGCTGTGGCAGGTCGTCTCCATGATGATCATCTCTTACACGGTGGGCCGCGAGCGGCCGTCCGACAAGCGTGGCATCGCGGCCGTCGCGTTCACCTTCGCCATGTATTTCGGGTTCAACCCCGGCGATCCGATGGCCGACATCTTCTTCCCGATCGCGCCCTACCTACTGGGGCTGGGGGTGGCGGCGCAGGCCCGGCGCAGCGCGGAGTCGGCGCGGGTGCTCGCCGACCTCCGCGGGCAGCAGGCGCACGACGCGGTCATGGAGGAACGGGTCCGGATCGCCCGCGAGCTGCACGACATGGTGGCGCACAGCGTGACCGTCATGGTGATCCAGGCGGGCGTGGTGCGCCGCCGGATGGAGGCCGGGCTCGACGTCGACCACGACCTGCTGCGCAGCATCGAGTCCGGCGGCCGGGACGCGGTCGGCGAGCTGCGCCGCACGCTGGGCCTGCTCCGCGGTGAGGAGAGCGGCGAGGAGAGCGGCGTCACGGTGCTGCCGCCGGCCGGGATGGATCGTCTGGACGAGCTGATAGCCCAGGTCCGGGAGGCGGGGCTGACCGTGACGGTGCGCCGGGAGGGCACGCCGGCGCCGCTGCTGCCCGCGGTGGACCTGTCGGCGTACCGGATCGTTCAGGAGGCGCTCACCAACGTGCTGAAACACGCCGGGCCGGTGCGGGTGACGGTCGGCATCGCCTATCGCGGGGACGGGGTGCATCTCTCGGTGGTCAACGACGGTCCGGTCGCGGCGGCGCCGGCGGGTGGCGGGCAGGGGCTGATCGGGATGCGGGAACGGGCCGCCCTCTTCGGCGGGGAGCTGACGGCGGGACCGTGCCCGGGCGGCGGCTTCGCGATCACGGCACGGCTCCCCCGATGAGCCGCCGACGCGCCGACGCCCCGATGAGCCGCCGACGCGCGGACGCCCCGGCGAGCCCCCGACGCGCGGACGCCCCGGCGAGCCGGCAACCCGCGGACGCCCCGGCGAGCCGGCACCGCGGGCACACCCCGGCAAATCACGGCGGCGGGCCCGCCCGATGAGCATCACGGTGGTGATCGCCGACGATCAGCGGATGGTGCGTGCCGGCCTGCGCATGGTGATCGAGACCGAGCCCGACATGACGGTCATCGGCGAGGCCGGCGACGGCGCCGAGGCGGTGGCCCTCACCCGGCGGATGCGTCCCGACGTGGTCCTGATGGACATCGCGATGCCCCGCCAGGACGGCCTCACCGCCACCGGGACCCTGCTCGCGGGCGCCGACCCGCCCCGGATCATCGTGCTGACCACGTTCGACACCGACGAGAACCTGCATCGGGCGCTGCGGGCCGGCGCGAGCGGTTTCCTGCTGAAGGTGTCTTCACCGGAGCATCTGATCACCGCGATCCGGGTGGTGGCGGCCGGCGACTCGCTGCTCGATCCGGCGGTCACGACGCGGGTCATCGCGGCGTTCGCGGGGCGGCCGGGGCCGGTGCCGCCGCCGGAGCTGGGTGATCTGACCCCGCGGGAGACGGACGTGCTGCGGCTGATCGCCCGGGGCATGTCGAACGGGGAGATCGCCGCGGCCCTCACCGTGGGCGAGGCAACCGTGAAGACCCACGTGGCGCGGGTGCTGATGAAACTGGGTTTGCGGGACCGGGTGCAGGCGGTCGTCTACGCGTACGAGTCCGGGCTGGTCCGGGCCGGGAACGGGTCAGGCCCGGAACGCGGCGGCGTTCCGGGCCTGTGATGTACCTGTCGGAGCTTGATCTCTACCAGTACCAGTAGCCGTAGCCGTAGCCCGGGTAGTAGTGGCCGCCGACGCCGAGGCGGAAGTCGAAGCCCAGTCCGAGCCAGTAGCTGGAGCTGTACCCCGTGTAGCCGTAGCCCGGGTAGTAGTAGGCGTAGGGGCCAGGGTAGGGCCAGTCGAGGTTGGCGACCGCGGCGGTGGCACCGGCGTCCCGCTGGGCCGTGCCGTCGGTCGCGAGGGCCGGGCCGGACACCGCGAGGCTCGCGCCGGTGGCCAGGACGAGACCCCCGAGGAACAGAGCCGTACGACGCATGATTCTTCCCTTCAGAGATGTTATGACCGGACTCAGTCTTGCCCCTCTCGATCCGCATTGAGGTAATTTTCCGTGACAAAAGAACAATGGTGCATTTTTTATTGATTCCTGCTACGTAGCAGGTCAGAGGCGTCTAGGGTCGCCGCGGGGACAGCACACTCTGTGGCCGGAAGGGGCCGGAAAAAGAAAAAGCCCCCGCGAACGGGGGCTTTTCCGAAAACGCGCGCCTACAGGCGGATACCGAGCAGAGCATCCACGGTCCGGGCCATCAGGGCCGGCGCCTCGGTGTCGTCACCCGCGCCGGCCAGGGCGGCCTCGGCCCACGCGTCCACCACGGCGAGAGCGGCCGGAGCGTCCAGGTCGTCGGCGACGGCCTCGCGGACCGCGCCGAGCAGGCCGGCGCCGGACGGGCCGGACGCGGCGGCCGCCGCGCGACGCCAGCGGGCCAGGCGCTCGAAGCCCTCCTTGAGCACCTCGTCGGTCCACTCCCGGTCACTGCGGTAGTGCCCGGCGAGCAACCCGAGCCGCACCGCCATCGGGTCGACGCCGTCACCGCGCAGCCGGGACACGAAGACCAGGTTGCCCTTGGACTTCGACATCTTCTCGCCCTGCAGGCCGATCATGCCGGCGTGCGCGTAGTGCCGGGCGAACGGCGCGGCGCCGGTGAGCACCTCGGCGTGCGCTGCCGAACACTCGTGATGCGGGTAGAGCAGGTCGTTGCCGCCACCCTGCACGTCGATCGTGTCGCCGAGCAGGCCCAGCGCGATCGTCGCGCACTCGATGTGCCAGCCGGGGCGTCCCGGGCCCAGCTCGCCGCCGTCCCAGACCGGCTCGCCCTCGCGGGCGCCGCGCCACAGCAGCGGGTCGAGCGGGTCACGCTTGCCGGCCCGGTCCGGGTCGCCGCCACGCTCGGCGGAGAGCACGCGCATCTCGCCGGGCGAGAGGTGCGACTCGTAACCCCAGTTCGGGGCGGAGGTGATGTCGAAGTACACGTCACCGGTGCCGTCCTCGAGACGGTAGGCCGCGCCCTTGCCCATCAGCTCCACGACGTGCTCGACGATGCTCGGGATCGACTCGACGGCGCCGACGTAGTGCGCCGGCGGGATGATCCGCAGCGCCTCCATGTCCTCGCGGAACAGCGCGGTCTCCCGCATCGCCAGGACGATCCAGTCCTCGCCGTCGCGGGCGGCGCGCTCCAGCAGCGGGTCGTCGATGTCGGTCACGTTCTGCACGTAGTTGACCT is part of the Actinoplanes missouriensis 431 genome and encodes:
- a CDS encoding sensor histidine kinase; protein product: MSVKRSDVAVAVAFAVFALFEEFTIRMPGGWWPYALAGFTLLILFRRRIPVLAMVANALAATQVFYVEATIADERTVNFRLWQVVSMMIISYTVGRERPSDKRGIAAVAFTFAMYFGFNPGDPMADIFFPIAPYLLGLGVAAQARRSAESARVLADLRGQQAHDAVMEERVRIARELHDMVAHSVTVMVIQAGVVRRRMEAGLDVDHDLLRSIESGGRDAVGELRRTLGLLRGEESGEESGVTVLPPAGMDRLDELIAQVREAGLTVTVRREGTPAPLLPAVDLSAYRIVQEALTNVLKHAGPVRVTVGIAYRGDGVHLSVVNDGPVAAAPAGGGQGLIGMRERAALFGGELTAGPCPGGGFAITARLPR
- a CDS encoding response regulator; translation: MSITVVIADDQRMVRAGLRMVIETEPDMTVIGEAGDGAEAVALTRRMRPDVVLMDIAMPRQDGLTATGTLLAGADPPRIIVLTTFDTDENLHRALRAGASGFLLKVSSPEHLITAIRVVAAGDSLLDPAVTTRVIAAFAGRPGPVPPPELGDLTPRETDVLRLIARGMSNGEIAAALTVGEATVKTHVARVLMKLGLRDRVQAVVYAYESGLVRAGNGSGPERGGVPGL
- the mshC gene encoding cysteine--1-D-myo-inosityl 2-amino-2-deoxy-alpha-D-glucopyranoside ligase, with the translated sequence MDAWTGHDVPRLPDTQGRPPLRLYDTARGSVEPSTPAGTATMYVCGITPYDATHLGHAATMIAFDLVNRMWRDAGNEVNYVQNVTDIDDPLLERAARDGEDWIVLAMRETALFREDMEALRIIPPAHYVGAVESIPSIVEHVVELMGKGAAYRLEDGTGDVYFDITSAPNWGYESHLSPGEMRVLSAERGGDPDRAGKRDPLDPLLWRGAREGEPVWDGGELGPGRPGWHIECATIALGLLGDTIDVQGGGNDLLYPHHECSAAHAEVLTGAAPFARHYAHAGMIGLQGEKMSKSKGNLVFVSRLRGDGVDPMAVRLGLLAGHYRSDREWTDEVLKEGFERLARWRRAAAAASGPSGAGLLGAVREAVADDLDAPAALAVVDAWAEAALAGAGDDTEAPALMARTVDALLGIRL